A single region of the Marinobacter salinisoli genome encodes:
- a CDS encoding YqcC family protein — protein MSNSSDVVGQVADSLLRVEIELRQLGVWEAERPPAEAFQSSQPFCLDTLEFTQWLQFVFIERMKIIIESDHPLPTVSGIAPMAEEHFRGRDESGEGLIRELEVIDQLLSEG, from the coding sequence ATGAGCAATAGCAGTGATGTGGTGGGGCAGGTTGCTGACAGCCTGCTCCGCGTTGAAATCGAATTGCGCCAGTTGGGCGTCTGGGAAGCTGAACGCCCTCCGGCTGAGGCGTTTCAAAGCAGTCAGCCTTTCTGTCTCGACACGCTCGAATTTACCCAGTGGCTGCAGTTCGTGTTTATCGAACGCATGAAAATTATCATCGAAAGCGATCATCCGCTTCCGACAGTGTCGGGTATCGCCCCCATGGCCGAAGAGCACTTTCGGGGGCGCGACGAGTCTGGCGAAGGGCTGATTCGGGAGCTGGAAGTGATCGATCAGTTGCTCAGTGAGGGCTGA
- the purN gene encoding phosphoribosylglycinamide formyltransferase, with the protein MKADPAPQPRIVILASGNGSNLQALISASQERDFPGKIVAVGCNRPQAFALERAAQANIETFVVDHTKYDTRDDFDRALMVEILRHNPDLIVLAGFMRILTTDFVRAFRGKLLNVHPSLLPKYTGLNTHQRALDAGDAIHGTSIHFVTEELDGGPVIAQAEVQIKPGDTAETLAERVQAKEHLLYPIVVRWLCEGRVQLGSDFVLFDGELLKTPSRLPDN; encoded by the coding sequence ATGAAGGCAGATCCAGCACCCCAGCCGCGCATTGTGATTCTGGCGTCCGGCAACGGATCCAACCTTCAGGCGCTGATCAGCGCTTCCCAGGAACGCGACTTCCCGGGGAAAATCGTTGCGGTTGGCTGCAACCGCCCCCAGGCATTCGCTCTGGAGCGGGCGGCACAGGCCAACATCGAAACGTTCGTGGTAGATCACACCAAGTACGACACCCGAGACGACTTCGACCGCGCACTGATGGTGGAAATCCTCCGCCACAACCCGGATCTGATCGTGCTTGCCGGCTTCATGCGCATCCTGACCACCGACTTCGTGCGAGCATTCCGCGGCAAGCTGCTGAACGTTCACCCGTCGCTGTTACCCAAGTACACCGGCCTGAACACCCACCAGAGGGCGCTGGATGCCGGCGATGCCATTCACGGAACATCGATCCATTTTGTTACCGAAGAGCTCGACGGTGGCCCGGTGATTGCCCAGGCAGAGGTGCAAATCAAGCCGGGCGACACCGCCGAGACACTGGCGGAACGGGTTCAGGCAAAAGAGCACCTTCTTTACCCCATCGTGGTTCGTTGGCTCTGCGAAGGGCGCGTTCAGCTCGGCAGCGATTTCGTGCTGTTTGACGGCGAGCTCCTGAAAACCCCATCACGGCTTCCTGATAACTGA
- a CDS encoding ParA family protein encodes MRRVVFNQKGGVGKSSITCNLAAISAARGKRTLVVDLDPQGNSTHYLLGRAASELKDTVADMLEQTVAFTVFNRRPDEFVHATPFDNLFVMPSSPELDFLERKLEAKHKIYKLREALKKLGETFDAIYIDTAPALNFYTRSALIAAERCLIPFDCDDFSRQALYNILGEIRDLQEDHNEDLVIEGIVANQFQPRASLPKQLVRELTEEGLPVLPVRLSSSVKMKESHQSRKPLIHMAPKHALTRQYEDLFGVLHGEAVELEPLAD; translated from the coding sequence ATGAGACGCGTGGTATTCAACCAGAAAGGTGGTGTGGGTAAATCAAGTATCACCTGTAACCTGGCCGCCATCAGCGCGGCGCGGGGCAAGCGGACGCTGGTGGTGGACCTGGACCCGCAGGGCAATTCCACGCATTACCTTCTGGGGCGTGCAGCCAGTGAGCTCAAAGACACGGTGGCCGATATGTTGGAGCAGACGGTTGCCTTCACCGTGTTCAATCGTCGACCGGATGAATTCGTTCATGCCACGCCCTTCGACAACCTCTTTGTGATGCCGTCGAGCCCGGAACTGGATTTTCTTGAGCGCAAGCTGGAGGCCAAGCACAAGATCTATAAGCTTCGGGAAGCACTGAAGAAGCTGGGTGAGACATTTGATGCCATCTATATTGATACCGCTCCGGCGCTGAATTTCTACACCCGCTCGGCCCTGATCGCCGCCGAACGGTGCCTTATTCCTTTCGACTGTGACGATTTTTCCCGCCAGGCCCTGTACAACATCCTGGGCGAGATCCGTGATCTGCAGGAGGATCACAACGAGGATCTGGTGATTGAAGGTATTGTGGCGAACCAGTTCCAGCCGCGGGCCAGTCTGCCCAAGCAGCTGGTCAGAGAGCTGACGGAAGAGGGCTTGCCGGTGTTGCCTGTGCGCTTGTCCAGTTCCGTTAAAATGAAAGAATCCCACCAGAGCCGTAAACCGCTCATCCACATGGCGCCAAAGCACGCACTGACCCGTCAGTATGAAGATCTGTTCGGGGTGTTGCACGGTGAGGCGGTTGAGCTGGAGCCTCTGGCCGACTAG
- a CDS encoding CDP-alcohol phosphatidyltransferase family protein yields MSLQSWRWIPNALTFVRILLIAPFAGALLAEDYRLALLIFMVAAATDGCDGFLARHFNWRSRFGAIADPLADKALLLTAYLMLTLTGVLPVWLFGLVLGRDLLIVSGALAYHYGIGPFDMQPSLPGKLNTFIQILVVLAIVVLLADLPMQPWVLDFGILLVAGSAVFSGVHYVLVWGLRAWRASRS; encoded by the coding sequence GTGAGTTTGCAAAGCTGGCGCTGGATTCCCAATGCCCTGACGTTTGTTCGCATTTTGCTGATAGCTCCATTTGCAGGCGCTCTGCTTGCGGAAGACTACCGGCTGGCCTTACTTATTTTCATGGTCGCGGCAGCGACGGATGGATGCGATGGTTTTCTGGCGCGGCACTTTAACTGGCGTTCCCGGTTTGGTGCCATAGCCGATCCATTGGCCGACAAAGCGCTTTTGTTGACAGCTTACCTGATGCTCACGCTGACCGGCGTGCTCCCCGTTTGGCTCTTTGGGCTTGTGTTGGGGCGTGATTTGCTAATCGTCAGTGGCGCGCTTGCCTATCATTACGGTATTGGACCCTTCGATATGCAGCCCAGTCTTCCCGGTAAACTCAATACCTTTATCCAGATATTGGTGGTTCTGGCCATTGTTGTTCTGCTGGCGGACCTGCCCATGCAGCCCTGGGTGCTCGACTTCGGTATCCTGCTGGTGGCTGGTTCGGCGGTATTCAGTGGTGTGCATTACGTCCTGGTCTGGGGGCTGCGTGCGTGGAGGGCCAGTCGCTCGTGA
- a CDS encoding DUF2066 domain-containing protein, producing the protein MSVSRSGPLSAYFRKLLTRVAVVSVLFAAFGLPASAVTVPGLYSVEVPVNGSSPQQLAVGYADGLAQVFVRVSGSRDVLEREGIEPLLANAESLLLSYQFFSNQDGGDRLQMSFGAVGVNQALASIDAPVWGANRPLTLAWVAVEDRGARTLLTNSSVSPDANPAMPAIAWRQAFEQAARDRGLPVALPPELYRGNRELMSDLWGQFIGRIQNASDSLDHDVIALVRVNRSGGAWRAGWVFEGMGLDAAEQSVTAQTPEALAREVVHRWADLYASRYAVSAADVGESPQVDLVLRGVNSLADYGAVTKVLQGLTPVTGVSATRLKEQQITLRVAFSGELDQLKEYIALDPRFVPLEQQEVVPALRAREKSAQTVGQGEAAQPQEGSASAGAPVEDAEPVEAEGASPVTYQPADIDVDEQDAEQAFESLYQVLYYRWQPGSVIGTGDAE; encoded by the coding sequence ATGTCTGTATCTCGATCAGGACCACTTTCAGCCTATTTTCGCAAACTGCTTACCCGGGTAGCCGTCGTAAGCGTTTTGTTCGCTGCATTTGGGCTGCCGGCCTCGGCAGTGACCGTCCCCGGCCTCTACTCGGTCGAAGTTCCGGTCAATGGTTCCTCGCCCCAGCAGCTGGCGGTTGGCTATGCCGATGGACTCGCACAGGTATTCGTGCGTGTATCCGGCTCCAGGGATGTGTTGGAGCGGGAGGGTATTGAACCATTATTGGCGAACGCTGAATCCCTGCTGTTGTCGTACCAGTTTTTCAGTAATCAGGACGGGGGCGATCGGCTTCAGATGTCTTTCGGTGCCGTTGGTGTCAATCAGGCACTGGCCTCGATCGATGCACCCGTCTGGGGCGCTAACCGGCCGCTGACACTGGCCTGGGTGGCAGTCGAAGATCGTGGTGCCCGGACTCTGCTCACCAACAGTTCAGTATCGCCTGATGCGAACCCTGCCATGCCGGCGATTGCCTGGCGCCAGGCATTTGAACAGGCCGCACGGGATCGTGGGCTGCCGGTGGCTCTGCCGCCGGAACTCTACCGCGGAAACCGGGAATTGATGTCTGACCTCTGGGGGCAGTTCATTGGCCGCATCCAGAATGCTTCCGACAGTCTGGATCACGATGTCATTGCTCTGGTGCGGGTTAACCGCAGTGGCGGTGCCTGGCGTGCCGGGTGGGTATTCGAGGGTATGGGGCTTGATGCGGCGGAGCAGTCGGTGACGGCGCAAACGCCGGAAGCGTTGGCCCGGGAAGTGGTTCATCGCTGGGCGGATCTCTACGCTAGCCGCTACGCCGTGTCGGCCGCGGATGTCGGTGAGTCTCCCCAGGTTGACCTGGTGTTGCGAGGGGTAAATTCGCTGGCGGATTATGGTGCGGTAACCAAGGTTCTTCAGGGTCTCACCCCGGTAACCGGGGTCAGTGCTACCCGGTTGAAAGAGCAGCAGATTACCCTGCGTGTCGCGTTTTCTGGTGAGCTGGACCAGCTCAAGGAATACATTGCCCTGGATCCCCGCTTTGTGCCTCTTGAGCAGCAGGAAGTTGTCCCTGCGTTGCGCGCTCGGGAAAAGTCAGCGCAGACGGTAGGGCAGGGTGAAGCTGCTCAGCCGCAGGAAGGTTCGGCGAGTGCCGGCGCTCCGGTTGAAGATGCCGAGCCGGTGGAAGCTGAGGGCGCATCTCCGGTGACTTACCAGCCGGCGGATATCGATGTCGATGAGCAAGACGCAGAGCAGGCGTTCGAATCCCTTTATCAGGTGCTGTATTATCGGTGGCAGCCTGGTTCGGTCATCGGAACGGGTGACGCAGAGTAA
- a CDS encoding DUF3108 domain-containing protein has product MDSYRSPSQLLPRPGAWVIIAACTVTPAMSGADPHSELLPYEVTYTASMNKGIAIDGTATRTLTPRDDGTWLYRTDVDSFIAEINESLILRWENNRVIPLSYRYKLSGFLIKDRKESIDFNWEAGTATGEYRKKRFTLELEEGALDPLGLQLQLSQDIRRGLREMTYRVVDGRSYDTDRFAVIDEEPLETSNGAVSTLKAEKIREESSKRETLMWFAPEQDYLLIRLRQVEPDGSSYELKLSKSEVGH; this is encoded by the coding sequence ATGGATTCGTATCGTTCACCCTCTCAACTGCTGCCCCGCCCCGGTGCCTGGGTCATTATTGCTGCCTGCACTGTCACACCGGCCATGTCCGGGGCCGATCCTCACAGCGAACTCCTGCCCTATGAGGTCACGTATACCGCCTCGATGAACAAGGGTATCGCCATCGACGGAACCGCAACGCGCACACTAACCCCGCGAGACGATGGCACCTGGCTGTACCGGACCGACGTGGATTCTTTCATCGCAGAAATCAATGAATCGCTGATTCTCCGCTGGGAGAACAATCGCGTTATCCCGCTGAGTTACCGCTACAAACTGTCCGGCTTTTTGATCAAGGATCGAAAGGAATCCATTGATTTCAACTGGGAAGCCGGCACAGCCACGGGCGAGTACCGAAAAAAGCGCTTTACTCTGGAACTTGAGGAAGGAGCCCTGGATCCATTGGGCCTGCAGCTCCAGCTGAGCCAGGATATTCGGCGCGGCTTGCGCGAGATGACCTACCGGGTTGTCGATGGCAGAAGCTACGACACGGACCGTTTCGCCGTCATCGATGAGGAGCCCCTGGAGACATCGAACGGAGCCGTCTCGACCCTGAAGGCCGAAAAAATACGCGAGGAGAGCTCCAAACGGGAAACACTCATGTGGTTCGCGCCGGAACAGGATTATCTGCTAATCCGGCTCCGGCAGGTAGAACCCGACGGCAGCAGTTACGAGCTAAAACTGTCCAAATCCGAGGTGGGACACTAG
- a CDS encoding DUF1631 domain-containing protein — MAQKNNIVQFADRKPSQNFLLPTALVRLRDASGRSLQKVLANFFDRSDDVLFELADRAESNRDQSAYFDAMRELRLRRKSMVVSILQYVSQAFNELGKFKPLNPTSALEEIDSDAFDTADQSELEQQVAIENLINKLHNRYEEQIRLLCARVNHLVPSIELADCQMPLSPQVICGGVSEACSDLDIDIRAKLVVLKLFDRLLADTLGDFYQEANRTLTDQGVLPDLKQSPVTRKAKGAQSAAGPSATFSELTELLHQHDDAGDTAMADGVLDTSSLMVRLSEAQADDGQWGPEQVITLSELLGPILNPAEGEAVSVGQVDQDVINLVSMLFDFMLDDRQLHPVMKAQISRLQIPVLKVALKDKNFFNRGGHPTRKLLNELALAGVGWQAKTGGQKDPLREKIESIVRRVLEEYADDISLFDELLEDFSRFLDLDRRRRELVEQRLRDAEEAKARKETSGQEVQALIERELADRDVPPPILELLRNPWTRYLQSILLRGDENSERWAQACRLTEKLVWTVDPRPVSDRTRSELLRAIPAVVDGLRKALQEISWDPFAADAAIRELELAHGDVFQRLVVAQSRQTPQPDEAEEVVEPQPGVEVDQPVDAQAPARNDKTPDTVSANAGEATKAQPQAPASPEPADDSDGVAQAWFDKADSLRVGSWIELTVDGNRVRCKLAAFIRATGKYIFVNRNGTKVAEYYREDLAAAMANGDVGMLDDGLIFDRALESIIDNLRSNRKD, encoded by the coding sequence ATGGCTCAGAAAAATAATATCGTCCAATTCGCTGACCGCAAGCCGTCGCAGAACTTTTTGCTTCCCACGGCACTTGTACGTCTACGGGACGCGTCTGGCCGTTCGCTTCAGAAAGTTCTGGCAAATTTTTTTGACCGCTCTGACGACGTGTTGTTCGAACTGGCGGACAGGGCGGAGTCCAATCGCGATCAGAGCGCCTACTTCGATGCCATGCGCGAGCTGCGGTTGCGTCGCAAGTCGATGGTGGTTTCGATTCTCCAGTACGTCAGCCAGGCGTTCAATGAACTTGGTAAATTCAAGCCCTTGAACCCCACCAGTGCGCTCGAGGAAATCGACAGTGATGCCTTTGATACGGCGGATCAGTCAGAACTTGAGCAGCAGGTGGCCATTGAGAATCTGATCAATAAGCTGCACAACCGGTACGAAGAGCAGATTCGTTTGCTCTGTGCCCGGGTAAACCACCTGGTGCCGTCGATCGAGCTGGCTGACTGTCAGATGCCGCTCAGTCCGCAGGTTATCTGTGGCGGCGTCTCGGAGGCCTGCTCTGACCTGGATATCGATATCCGGGCCAAACTGGTCGTCCTGAAACTGTTTGACCGCCTGCTTGCCGATACTCTGGGTGACTTCTATCAGGAGGCGAACCGCACTCTGACGGATCAAGGAGTGCTGCCGGACCTGAAGCAGTCTCCTGTTACCAGGAAAGCCAAGGGGGCACAGTCCGCCGCCGGGCCCTCTGCCACCTTTTCCGAGCTGACCGAGTTGCTGCATCAGCACGACGATGCGGGCGATACGGCGATGGCCGATGGCGTATTGGATACCAGCAGCCTTATGGTGCGGCTGAGTGAGGCTCAGGCTGATGATGGCCAGTGGGGCCCGGAGCAGGTCATCACGCTGAGCGAACTGCTGGGGCCGATCCTGAATCCAGCCGAAGGCGAGGCAGTGAGTGTCGGGCAGGTGGATCAAGATGTGATCAACCTGGTGTCGATGCTGTTTGATTTCATGCTGGACGATCGTCAGTTGCACCCGGTCATGAAGGCGCAAATCAGTCGCCTGCAGATTCCCGTGCTCAAAGTTGCCCTGAAGGACAAGAATTTCTTCAACCGTGGCGGCCATCCGACGCGCAAACTGCTTAATGAACTGGCCCTTGCCGGCGTGGGCTGGCAGGCAAAAACGGGTGGCCAGAAAGACCCACTGCGGGAGAAAATCGAATCGATTGTCCGGCGTGTGTTGGAAGAGTACGCGGATGATATCTCCCTGTTTGATGAGCTGCTGGAAGACTTCAGCCGCTTCCTCGACCTTGATCGTCGACGCCGGGAACTGGTTGAGCAGCGGCTGCGGGATGCCGAAGAGGCAAAGGCACGCAAGGAAACGTCTGGGCAGGAAGTGCAGGCACTGATCGAGCGCGAGCTGGCGGATCGTGACGTACCGCCGCCGATCCTGGAACTGTTGCGTAACCCATGGACCCGATACCTGCAGTCGATTCTGCTTCGGGGCGATGAGAACAGCGAGCGCTGGGCGCAGGCCTGCCGTCTCACCGAGAAACTGGTCTGGACTGTTGATCCAAGGCCGGTGTCGGATCGCACTCGCAGCGAATTGCTCCGCGCTATCCCGGCGGTGGTAGACGGGCTGCGCAAAGCACTGCAGGAAATTTCCTGGGATCCGTTTGCCGCAGATGCTGCGATTCGCGAGCTGGAACTCGCTCACGGGGATGTATTCCAGCGACTGGTGGTGGCTCAGTCCCGGCAAACGCCGCAGCCGGATGAGGCGGAAGAAGTTGTTGAGCCCCAACCGGGGGTGGAAGTGGACCAGCCGGTCGATGCCCAAGCGCCTGCCCGGAACGACAAAACCCCCGATACCGTTTCAGCCAATGCGGGTGAAGCCACGAAGGCGCAGCCTCAGGCACCGGCCTCGCCGGAGCCGGCCGACGATTCGGACGGTGTCGCCCAAGCCTGGTTTGATAAGGCCGACTCGCTGCGAGTGGGATCCTGGATCGAGCTGACTGTGGATGGCAATCGGGTACGTTGCAAACTCGCGGCCTTCATCCGCGCCACCGGGAAGTACATTTTCGTCAATCGAAATGGCACCAAAGTCGCCGAGTACTATCGAGAGGATTTGGCCGCTGCCATGGCCAATGGTGACGTGGGCATGCTGGACGATGGCCTGATCTTCGACCGGGCACTGGAATCGATCATCGATAACCTGCGAAGCAACCGCAAGGATTGA
- the nadC gene encoding carboxylating nicotinate-nucleotide diphosphorylase: MIPAELLRQSRIETVAQSLREDIGDGDITAQLIPASKQASGRVITRESATIAGKDWVNEVFRQVDPGVELDWQIEDGDQAAPDQVLFRMQGSARSLLTAERSALNWLQALSGVATTCAYYADQVAHTGVRLLDTRKTLPGLRLASKYAVTCGGCYNHRIGLWDAFLIKENHILACGSIAEAIEEARRIAPGRPVEVETETLDELTQALDAGANIIMLDEFSLADMRTAVTLTAGRAKLEASGGINDETLVSVAETGVDYISIGALTKDVKAVDLSMRLD; encoded by the coding sequence ATGATCCCTGCCGAACTGCTCCGCCAATCCCGAATCGAGACTGTCGCCCAGAGCCTGCGTGAAGACATCGGCGACGGCGATATTACCGCACAGCTCATTCCTGCCAGCAAACAGGCGTCCGGCCGGGTTATTACCCGGGAATCCGCCACCATCGCCGGCAAAGACTGGGTCAACGAAGTATTCCGACAGGTGGATCCGGGCGTTGAGCTTGACTGGCAGATCGAGGACGGTGACCAGGCCGCGCCCGACCAGGTGCTGTTTCGCATGCAAGGCTCCGCCCGCAGCCTTCTGACCGCGGAGCGCTCGGCGCTCAACTGGCTTCAGGCTCTGTCCGGCGTCGCCACTACCTGCGCCTATTACGCCGATCAGGTTGCTCACACCGGCGTCCGGCTGCTGGATACCCGCAAGACCCTGCCCGGACTCAGACTGGCATCCAAATACGCGGTAACCTGCGGCGGATGTTACAACCACCGCATCGGTCTGTGGGATGCGTTTCTCATCAAGGAGAACCACATCCTGGCCTGCGGCTCCATTGCCGAGGCGATCGAGGAAGCCCGCCGCATTGCACCGGGACGCCCCGTGGAGGTGGAAACAGAAACACTCGACGAACTGACCCAGGCGCTGGACGCGGGCGCGAACATCATCATGCTCGATGAGTTTAGCCTGGCGGACATGCGCACCGCGGTGACACTGACGGCAGGCAGAGCCAAACTGGAAGCGTCCGGCGGCATTAACGACGAAACGCTGGTTTCGGTGGCAGAAACCGGCGTGGATTACATCTCGATTGGCGCTCTGACCAAAGACGTCAAGGCTGTAGACCTGTCCATGCGGCTGGACTGA
- the hda gene encoding DnaA regulatory inactivator Hda, with the protein MNASQLPLGIKLRDDARFDNFHGDRNAEAASRLKIICDQPETVPVVVICGDSDTGKSHLLQAVCHYAEGRSRAAVCISIAELEPFGPEALMGLEGADMICLDDLDRVVGQPAWEEAIFHLYNRVHDQGGLLIVSVSEVPSALGFCLPDLRSRLGHGLTIQLGIYRDDDRLRILMARAEQRGLVIGDDVATFIMRRAPRRLGDLLAILDTLDENSLQAQRRLTIPFVKSVMGW; encoded by the coding sequence GTGAATGCTTCGCAACTCCCGTTAGGGATCAAGCTCCGTGACGATGCCCGGTTTGATAACTTCCACGGCGATCGTAACGCCGAGGCCGCCTCGCGACTGAAGATTATTTGTGATCAGCCGGAAACAGTGCCGGTGGTGGTGATTTGCGGCGATTCCGATACCGGCAAGAGCCACTTGCTGCAGGCCGTTTGTCACTATGCGGAAGGGCGCAGCCGGGCGGCTGTCTGCATCAGTATTGCCGAACTTGAACCTTTCGGCCCGGAAGCCCTGATGGGGTTGGAGGGCGCCGACATGATCTGCCTGGATGATTTGGACCGGGTGGTTGGGCAGCCAGCCTGGGAAGAGGCCATTTTTCACCTGTACAACCGGGTTCATGACCAGGGTGGCTTGCTGATCGTCAGTGTGTCCGAGGTCCCTTCGGCACTGGGTTTTTGTTTGCCGGATCTGCGTTCACGGCTTGGTCACGGGCTAACCATTCAGCTGGGTATCTACCGGGATGATGACCGCTTGCGGATTCTCATGGCGCGCGCTGAGCAGCGAGGCCTGGTGATCGGAGACGATGTTGCCACGTTTATTATGCGCCGAGCGCCGCGGCGTCTGGGTGATCTGCTGGCAATTTTGGATACTCTGGATGAGAATTCGCTTCAGGCACAACGAAGGCTGACCATTCCATTCGTGAAGTCAGTGATGGGCTGGTAA
- the purM gene encoding phosphoribosylformylglycinamidine cyclo-ligase: MSEQKPSLTYRDAGVDIDAGNELVHRIKDTAKRTRRPEVLGGLGGFGAMVSLPAGYKEPVLVSGTDGVGTKLRLAMQLQKHDSIGIDLVAMCVNDLVVGGAEPLFFLDYYATGKLNVDVAAQVVDGIGTGCEQAGCALVGGETAEMPGMYEGDDYDLAGFCVGVAERSEIIDGSRVQAGDALIALGSSGPHSNGYSLIRKIIDVSNADLSQPMGDVTLAEALMAPTRIYVKNLLELIRKVDVRALSHITGGGLPENIPRVLPEGTIAAIDTESWTLPPVFQWLKDAGGVASEEMYRTFNCGVGMIVCVPAAQKEQALEALAELGEKAWQVGVIEAAEDSGADAAVRYAPGLLTA, encoded by the coding sequence ATGAGCGAACAGAAGCCCTCCCTTACCTACCGTGATGCCGGTGTCGACATTGATGCTGGTAACGAACTCGTCCACCGGATCAAAGACACGGCCAAGCGCACGCGTCGCCCGGAAGTGCTTGGAGGTCTGGGCGGCTTCGGAGCCATGGTCTCCCTCCCGGCAGGCTACAAAGAGCCGGTACTGGTTTCCGGAACCGACGGCGTTGGCACCAAACTTCGCCTCGCCATGCAACTGCAGAAGCACGACAGCATCGGCATCGATCTGGTCGCCATGTGCGTGAACGACCTGGTGGTTGGCGGCGCAGAGCCGCTGTTCTTCCTGGATTACTACGCCACCGGAAAACTGAACGTGGATGTCGCCGCCCAGGTGGTCGACGGCATCGGCACTGGCTGTGAGCAGGCCGGCTGCGCACTGGTTGGCGGTGAAACCGCCGAGATGCCAGGCATGTACGAGGGCGACGATTACGATCTGGCCGGCTTCTGCGTCGGCGTCGCCGAGCGCAGCGAAATCATCGACGGCAGCCGTGTGCAGGCCGGCGACGCCCTGATTGCGCTGGGCTCATCCGGCCCGCACTCCAATGGCTATTCACTGATCCGCAAAATCATTGATGTCAGCAACGCTGACCTGAGCCAGCCCATGGGTGATGTTACGCTGGCCGAGGCGCTGATGGCCCCGACCCGTATCTACGTCAAGAACCTGCTGGAACTGATTCGCAAGGTTGACGTTCGCGCGCTGTCCCACATCACCGGCGGCGGCCTGCCGGAGAATATCCCCCGGGTACTGCCAGAAGGCACGATTGCTGCCATCGACACCGAGAGCTGGACTCTGCCGCCTGTATTCCAGTGGCTGAAAGACGCCGGTGGCGTCGCCAGCGAAGAAATGTACCGCACCTTCAACTGTGGCGTGGGCATGATTGTTTGTGTACCGGCCGCCCAGAAAGAGCAGGCACTCGAGGCACTCGCCGAGCTGGGTGAAAAAGCCTGGCAGGTAGGCGTGATCGAAGCCGCCGAAGACTCGGGGGCCGATGCCGCTGTCCGTTACGCTCCAGGATTGCTCACGGCATGA
- the ampD gene encoding 1,6-anhydro-N-acetylmuramyl-L-alanine amidase AmpD, with product MSQSDSEFSRSVHSLRETGRLPGAHWRPSPNFGPRPEGAAISLLVVHNISLPPGQFGGPEIEDFFCNRLDHSAHPYFETIRGVQVSAHALIRRDGSVVQFVSLLERAWHAGRSCFRNEQECNDFSVGIELEGTDDIPYTPEQYQSLAEVTRLVMGAWPSVTPERLTGHCDIAPGRKTDPGPAFDWAHFRATLARFSDKELG from the coding sequence TTGTCTCAGTCAGATAGCGAATTTTCCAGAAGCGTTCATAGCTTGAGAGAGACCGGGCGTTTGCCCGGTGCCCACTGGCGTCCATCGCCCAATTTCGGGCCCCGCCCCGAGGGCGCGGCGATCAGTTTGCTGGTGGTTCACAACATCAGCCTGCCGCCAGGGCAGTTTGGCGGGCCCGAGATAGAGGACTTTTTCTGCAACCGGCTGGATCATTCTGCGCACCCATACTTTGAAACCATTCGAGGCGTGCAGGTCTCGGCGCACGCGCTCATCCGGCGCGATGGCAGCGTGGTCCAATTTGTCAGCCTGCTTGAACGCGCGTGGCATGCGGGGCGTTCCTGTTTTCGCAATGAGCAGGAGTGCAATGACTTCTCGGTGGGTATTGAGCTCGAAGGCACGGATGACATTCCCTACACCCCTGAGCAATACCAGAGCCTGGCGGAAGTCACGCGCCTTGTTATGGGCGCCTGGCCTTCGGTGACGCCCGAGCGCTTGACCGGGCACTGCGATATCGCGCCCGGCCGCAAGACCGATCCGGGCCCGGCGTTTGACTGGGCTCATTTCCGGGCAACGCTGGCCCGGTTTTCAGACAAGGAGCTCGGCTAG